The Bradyrhizobium ottawaense genome window below encodes:
- a CDS encoding CaiB/BaiF CoA transferase family protein, which yields MVDLLKGIRVLSLNHFLMGPVGVQFLADLGADVIAVEPPGGAFQRKWGGADKRVDGQSMLLLTGNRNKRSLTLDLKKPEAVVIARQLIAKSDVIAENFRPGVLDKLGLGYEDAKKINPQIIYAAASGYGPDGPYVDRPGQDLLIQALSGLAMITGSREQGPRAVGVSAIDHHGAALFAAGILAALVRKARTGQGCRVDVSLLSAALDLQMESFTCYLNGQRPDDVRQPGPVAGWYYGAPYGIYATRDGHIAISLGSLEALSGALGLPADQRIPDEEAYRRRDEASAMIAANIAKRSTMECIVLFEARGIWHAAVNDYADVVADPQIAHNKNFQVVTGATGAPITLVSHPVRYDGEQPDVRLPPQKLGAQTEEILKELGYDARKLKHLYETGAIGAADSHH from the coding sequence ATGGTCGATCTTTTGAAGGGCATTCGAGTCCTCAGCCTCAATCACTTTCTGATGGGTCCGGTCGGCGTGCAGTTTCTCGCCGACCTCGGTGCGGACGTGATCGCCGTGGAACCGCCCGGGGGGGCCTTTCAGAGGAAATGGGGCGGGGCGGACAAGCGGGTTGACGGCCAATCAATGTTGCTTCTGACGGGAAACCGCAACAAGCGCAGCCTCACGCTCGATCTGAAAAAACCCGAAGCCGTGGTCATCGCCAGGCAACTGATCGCCAAATCGGATGTGATCGCAGAGAACTTCCGCCCGGGTGTGCTCGACAAGCTTGGTCTCGGCTACGAGGATGCAAAGAAGATCAATCCGCAGATCATCTATGCCGCTGCCTCCGGCTACGGTCCTGACGGGCCCTATGTCGATCGCCCAGGCCAGGATCTCTTGATCCAGGCGCTATCAGGACTTGCGATGATCACCGGAAGTCGCGAGCAGGGGCCGCGGGCTGTCGGCGTTTCCGCCATCGATCATCACGGCGCCGCCTTGTTTGCGGCGGGGATCCTGGCTGCCTTGGTGCGGAAGGCGCGGACGGGGCAGGGCTGCCGCGTCGATGTTAGCCTGCTGTCGGCTGCGCTCGACCTGCAGATGGAATCTTTTACCTGCTACCTGAACGGCCAAAGGCCTGACGACGTCCGTCAGCCGGGCCCGGTGGCCGGCTGGTACTACGGTGCGCCTTACGGCATCTATGCGACACGCGATGGGCACATTGCGATCTCTTTGGGATCGCTGGAGGCGCTCTCAGGCGCGCTTGGCCTTCCGGCCGACCAGCGAATTCCTGACGAGGAGGCGTATCGCCGGCGGGACGAGGCCTCAGCCATGATTGCTGCCAACATCGCCAAACGCTCAACCATGGAATGCATCGTCCTGTTCGAGGCGCGTGGAATTTGGCACGCTGCGGTGAACGATTATGCCGACGTCGTTGCGGATCCGCAGATCGCGCATAACAAAAATTTTCAGGTCGTGACCGGCGCGACCGGAGCTCCCATCACCCTTGTCAGCCATCCCGTGCGCTACGACGGCGAGCAGCCGGACGTGCGTTTGCCGCCGCAAAAGCTCGGTGCGCAAACGGAAGAGATTCTGAAAGAGCTGGGCTATGACGCTAGGAAATTGAAGCATCTTTATGAAACCGGCGCCATCGGCGCTGCGGACTCGCATCACTAA
- a CDS encoding LacI family DNA-binding transcriptional regulator codes for MDKKPVIAPKGRQQPRVKIEDVARKANVSPATVSRVLNHPDIVRPELRDRVMRHINDLAYTRDSAARALKSGRMRTVGVIVPTLALGIFAEGVEALQNRLSESGYTLFIANSQYDQRREFQELQSLIERGIDGIVLVGASHGRELRSLIEQAGVPVITTYVAKAGGGIPAIGIDNESATREMTEYLLRLGHVRFGAIANVVAASNDRSRARLEGIQRALSDAGLPLKPSQVVKADYSLAQGRSALRQLLTDHPDTTAVICTTDTLAIGAMAEARKMGLAVPATLSITGFDDVELAAQMDPPLTTVSVPAAEIGRGAADYLINAIAGSPVPRSVVLPYRLVMRSSSAPPRSSVRPARRGRSRDH; via the coding sequence ATGGACAAGAAACCTGTAATCGCGCCCAAAGGCCGGCAGCAGCCGCGCGTGAAGATCGAGGACGTTGCCCGGAAGGCGAATGTGTCGCCGGCGACGGTGTCGCGGGTTCTCAATCACCCCGATATCGTACGGCCGGAGCTTCGCGACAGGGTCATGCGGCATATCAATGACCTCGCCTACACGCGCGATAGCGCAGCCAGAGCATTGAAATCGGGACGCATGCGGACCGTCGGCGTCATCGTTCCGACACTGGCGCTCGGTATCTTTGCAGAAGGCGTGGAAGCCCTCCAGAACCGCCTCAGCGAAAGCGGCTACACGCTGTTCATTGCGAATTCGCAATATGACCAGCGGCGTGAATTTCAGGAACTGCAAAGTCTCATTGAACGCGGCATCGATGGAATCGTGCTGGTCGGAGCTTCCCACGGACGGGAGCTGAGGAGCCTGATCGAACAGGCAGGCGTACCCGTCATCACCACCTATGTTGCCAAGGCCGGCGGCGGCATCCCCGCGATCGGAATCGACAACGAAAGCGCCACCCGCGAGATGACGGAGTATCTGCTAAGGCTTGGACACGTCCGTTTTGGCGCGATTGCCAACGTTGTCGCCGCGTCCAACGACAGATCCCGCGCCAGACTCGAGGGAATTCAGCGCGCGCTGTCGGACGCCGGTCTCCCGCTCAAGCCGAGCCAGGTCGTCAAGGCCGATTATTCGCTTGCCCAGGGCCGTAGCGCCCTTCGTCAGCTCCTCACCGATCATCCGGACACGACAGCAGTCATCTGCACCACCGACACGCTTGCCATCGGTGCAATGGCAGAGGCTCGCAAGATGGGGCTGGCCGTACCGGCTACGCTTTCCATCACAGGATTTGACGATGTGGAGCTGGCGGCGCAAATGGACCCGCCGCTCACAACAGTCAGCGTTCCGGCAGCAGAAATCGGCCGGGGAGCCGCCGATTATCTCATCAATGCCATTGCCGGAAGTCCTGTCCCGAGAAGTGTCGTGTTGCCGTACCGGCTGGTCATGCGCTCATCGAGCGCCCCGCCGCGGTCCAGCGTCCGTCCCGCCCGTCGCGGGCGCAGTCGAGATCATTGA
- a CDS encoding CehA/McbA family metallohydrolase gives MKTPSSPHFTPVDLKRYFNAKRANAGEGFAARPGDTGWIDSLRGLQTHRGMPFLFGSEIGPDVLELRPGAPPAVIALPPTMASYVLFVQVAADRPSASPEGFGEIGPATLPVEGNPLGDRVATYGLRYADGSETDVPVLRRFAIQQNHISWSASAFAALPLRAPTVHASTGEDFVLGRAPGANFFQGEARTQSGRMDRQGENVWLYALPNPYPDKELSALSLRAEQEISLVFAVTTTALTQHPLRLQGRRKLKVRLPPGFHLNKLGELDVDDRGQQIGMDLGTVISARAVLEYSRADWLGAKVDVQPVRCGSEVIVEYSAHPDARLYLRPDDGRLHMFELRSLEGGGNASASLNVATVEPATRPVKIRIMEKDSGVRVAARLHVHGAHGEYLPPKGHHRKVNTGRFEDFSGEFANGLNQYVYVDGSCEADLPLGPVFVEICRGFEVRPLRTIVDITASTDTLTFELDRVLRWREQGWVSSDTHVHFLSPQTALLEGKAEGVNVVNLLAAQWGELFTNVADFDGRTTFGAKDFGGDGEFLVRVGTENRMQVLGHISLLGYEGEMINPLSCGGSNEAAIGHVLEATMADWAERCRQQGGLVVMPHAPNPQAERAADIVLGLVDAIEMMSFNPRTAQLSAFGLADWYRYLNIGYHLPLVAGSDKMDAAALLGGSRTYVRLGERDFTYRNWMDAVRSGDTFITVGPLVEMTVEGRRPGGTVSLPRSGGTLTIDWRIESVSVPPARVELICNGTVLEEVRCGGLSCKGQLSLPINESCWIALRVRGSVAGREADIAAHTSAVYVKVGGMPIFATADAVSVLAQIEGSIAYMDTLAPKSDEARHSRLRAALELAHHRLHHRLHELGASHHHAPVHSVHVEREH, from the coding sequence ATGAAAACACCTTCATCGCCGCACTTCACGCCTGTGGACTTGAAGCGATATTTCAACGCCAAGCGCGCAAATGCCGGTGAAGGGTTCGCCGCCCGCCCGGGTGACACCGGCTGGATCGATTCACTTCGCGGGCTCCAGACCCATCGCGGCATGCCCTTTCTCTTCGGCAGCGAAATAGGGCCGGATGTGCTGGAGCTGCGCCCCGGCGCCCCTCCTGCCGTAATCGCGTTGCCGCCGACGATGGCGAGCTATGTGCTGTTCGTGCAAGTGGCGGCAGACCGCCCCAGTGCAAGCCCCGAGGGTTTCGGAGAGATCGGCCCGGCTACGCTGCCTGTAGAAGGCAATCCACTCGGCGACCGGGTGGCGACATACGGGCTCCGCTATGCCGACGGCAGCGAGACCGACGTGCCGGTGCTGCGCCGCTTCGCGATCCAGCAGAACCACATCTCCTGGAGTGCGAGTGCGTTCGCCGCCTTGCCGCTACGCGCGCCCACCGTACATGCAAGCACCGGCGAGGACTTTGTACTCGGCAGAGCGCCGGGGGCGAACTTCTTCCAGGGCGAGGCTCGCACCCAATCGGGACGCATGGATCGACAAGGTGAGAACGTGTGGCTTTACGCGCTCCCCAATCCTTATCCGGACAAGGAGCTTTCGGCGTTGAGCTTGCGCGCGGAACAGGAAATCTCGCTTGTGTTTGCGGTGACCACGACAGCGCTCACCCAGCACCCGCTGCGCCTCCAGGGCCGTCGCAAGCTGAAGGTGAGGCTGCCGCCGGGGTTCCATCTGAACAAGCTTGGCGAGCTCGATGTCGACGATCGGGGCCAGCAGATCGGCATGGACCTCGGCACGGTCATCTCGGCACGCGCAGTGCTCGAGTACTCCAGAGCGGATTGGCTGGGCGCCAAAGTTGATGTGCAGCCCGTGCGCTGCGGGAGCGAAGTCATCGTTGAGTACTCGGCGCATCCGGACGCAAGACTCTATCTGCGCCCCGACGATGGCCGCTTGCACATGTTCGAGCTTCGATCGTTGGAAGGTGGCGGTAACGCAAGCGCCTCGCTCAATGTGGCGACAGTCGAACCGGCCACAAGGCCGGTCAAGATCCGCATCATGGAAAAGGACAGTGGCGTGCGCGTTGCCGCGCGGTTGCATGTCCATGGTGCGCATGGGGAGTATCTGCCACCCAAGGGACATCACCGCAAGGTCAATACCGGCAGGTTCGAGGACTTCTCGGGCGAATTTGCCAATGGGCTGAACCAGTACGTCTACGTGGACGGCAGTTGCGAGGCGGACCTGCCGCTCGGGCCCGTGTTCGTAGAGATCTGCAGGGGTTTTGAGGTGCGCCCGTTGCGCACCATCGTCGACATCACTGCAAGCACGGACACTCTCACCTTTGAGCTCGATCGTGTGCTGCGCTGGCGCGAACAGGGATGGGTTAGCTCTGATACGCACGTCCATTTCCTAAGCCCGCAGACAGCGCTGCTTGAGGGCAAGGCGGAGGGTGTCAACGTGGTCAACTTGCTCGCCGCACAGTGGGGCGAGCTATTCACCAACGTCGCCGATTTCGACGGACGCACGACGTTCGGGGCAAAGGATTTCGGCGGCGACGGAGAATTCCTGGTTCGGGTCGGCACGGAGAACCGGATGCAGGTTCTGGGGCACATATCGCTGCTCGGCTATGAAGGTGAGATGATCAATCCGCTCTCTTGCGGCGGGTCCAACGAAGCTGCAATCGGCCATGTTCTGGAAGCGACCATGGCCGACTGGGCGGAGCGCTGCCGTCAGCAAGGGGGGCTGGTGGTAATGCCGCATGCGCCGAACCCGCAGGCGGAGCGTGCGGCCGACATTGTGCTCGGCCTTGTCGACGCCATCGAAATGATGTCGTTCAACCCGCGGACCGCGCAGCTCAGCGCATTTGGTCTCGCCGATTGGTATCGCTACCTCAACATCGGCTACCATCTGCCGCTGGTGGCGGGCTCCGACAAGATGGACGCGGCCGCGCTCCTCGGGGGCTCACGGACCTATGTGCGGTTGGGCGAACGCGACTTCACGTATCGCAACTGGATGGATGCCGTACGCAGCGGGGACACGTTCATCACTGTCGGGCCTCTGGTTGAGATGACCGTTGAAGGACGTCGCCCTGGAGGCACGGTGTCCCTTCCCCGTTCAGGCGGCACCCTCACGATCGACTGGCGGATCGAATCGGTCAGCGTCCCGCCGGCGCGGGTGGAGCTCATATGTAACGGCACGGTCCTCGAGGAGGTTCGATGCGGAGGCTTGTCGTGCAAGGGGCAGCTCTCCCTGCCCATCAACGAGTCATGTTGGATCGCGCTGCGCGTTCGGGGCAGTGTCGCCGGACGCGAGGCCGACATTGCGGCGCACACCAGTGCGGTATATGTCAAAGTAGGCGGAATGCCCATCTTTGCCACCGCGGATGCAGTGTCGGTCCTTGCTCAAATCGAGGGATCGATCGCCTATATGGACACGCTCGCTCCCAAGTCCGACGAAGCGCGACACTCGCGGCTGCGAGCTGCCCTGGAACTTGCGCATCATCGCCTGCATCATAGATTGCACGAACTGGGCGCCAGCCACCACCATGCGCCCGTTCACTCCGTTCACGTTGAACGCGAGCATTGA
- a CDS encoding MFS transporter yields MNIIAQPSAVPVQLDKQTANKRMTAGLGGGVALEWYDWNVYGVMAAFLSPHFFPSDDPTTSLLAGLAVYGAGFCARPLGAVLLGPVADRISHKRVMLISVTAMAVCSLLISLLPTYKDLGVTAAIALLIMRLIQGFATGAEAGVANAIAIELAPPGKEGRYLGLIGGTFIQLGSLGSSLVAFLVSASVAPEAMREWAWRIPFAVGGVLGLLIIYLRTTVPETLINRAMHRQDESSRIQESTGGVWKTLWSVRLSLLAVILVIGSVQIANYAWNTGLPNMANTVFKEDSTYVYGIMTLMVLIWMSTAPFVGAFADKVRPSRAFALLRLLLIPCFFLTLLYSEKGIVTFFFVTVFGGAIVGFNMALYNFIATTLMPRAVRTTGVALGYALGVSLFGGTSPYLLVWLQREHIAWMFPVYGSLIALLSVLVYQIAKKRGCLYIGE; encoded by the coding sequence ATGAACATCATTGCTCAGCCCAGCGCTGTACCCGTCCAGCTTGACAAGCAAACTGCCAACAAGCGAATGACCGCCGGCCTTGGAGGAGGGGTGGCGCTAGAGTGGTACGACTGGAATGTCTACGGCGTAATGGCGGCGTTTCTCTCGCCGCACTTCTTCCCTTCCGATGATCCCACCACCTCGCTGCTGGCGGGACTTGCCGTGTACGGCGCGGGCTTTTGCGCTCGACCGCTGGGCGCTGTTTTGCTGGGGCCGGTCGCAGATCGCATCAGCCACAAGCGCGTCATGCTGATCTCTGTCACGGCCATGGCGGTTTGCTCGCTTTTGATATCCTTGTTGCCCACCTACAAGGACCTCGGCGTCACGGCGGCCATAGCGCTGCTGATCATGCGGCTGATTCAGGGGTTTGCCACAGGCGCTGAAGCTGGTGTCGCCAACGCCATTGCAATTGAACTGGCGCCACCTGGTAAGGAGGGACGCTATCTCGGTCTGATTGGCGGCACATTCATCCAATTGGGAAGCCTTGGATCCAGCCTAGTTGCCTTCCTGGTGAGCGCCTCGGTCGCACCTGAAGCCATGCGCGAGTGGGCTTGGCGTATACCCTTTGCGGTCGGCGGCGTGCTGGGCCTTTTGATCATCTATCTGCGCACGACGGTGCCGGAAACCTTGATCAATCGAGCCATGCATCGGCAAGACGAGTCTTCGCGCATTCAGGAATCGACTGGCGGTGTGTGGAAAACGCTATGGAGCGTCCGCCTTTCGCTGCTCGCCGTCATCCTGGTGATCGGGTCGGTGCAGATCGCCAACTATGCCTGGAACACCGGTCTTCCCAACATGGCCAATACGGTCTTCAAGGAGGACAGCACGTATGTGTACGGGATCATGACCCTGATGGTCCTGATCTGGATGTCAACGGCGCCGTTTGTCGGCGCTTTCGCGGACAAGGTGCGACCCTCGCGCGCGTTCGCGCTGCTGCGCCTGTTGCTCATCCCATGCTTCTTCCTGACACTGCTCTATTCGGAAAAAGGCATCGTCACGTTCTTCTTTGTTACGGTGTTCGGCGGCGCGATCGTGGGCTTCAACATGGCCCTCTATAACTTCATCGCCACCACGCTGATGCCGCGCGCCGTGCGGACCACCGGAGTGGCTCTCGGCTATGCGCTCGGCGTCTCCTTGTTTGGCGGGACGTCACCCTATCTGCTGGTTTGGTTGCAACGCGAGCACATCGCCTGGATGTTTCCCGTCTACGGATCGTTGATCGCGCTCCTGAGCGTGCTGGTCTACCAGATCGCAAAGAAGCGCGGCTGCCTCTACATAGGTGAATGA